From a single Lolium rigidum isolate FL_2022 chromosome 7, APGP_CSIRO_Lrig_0.1, whole genome shotgun sequence genomic region:
- the LOC124670628 gene encoding uncharacterized protein LOC124670628 has product MSGISLAVGPRSGSDNNAADRQPPATMLGGVMGSLRVIELQLVAFIMVFSMSGLVPLIDLAFPVFTTLYLLVLSRLAFPSLHHKLDDDAAATHSAASQEIFRGSTLFQVYVVIGTTVGLFLPLAHVLGGFARGDDAAVRSATPHLFLLSCQILTENIIGSLGIFSPPLRALVPLLYTVRRVFVIVDWVYDVWTNKLVTRTAPDKAWVWFGRYLAVANLVYFSINLFVFLIPKFLPRAFETYFHTRDEVYAKTAEDKPARDLPSVDDDGAAKSNVSKKAD; this is encoded by the exons ATGTCGGGGATCTCGCTGGCCGTCGGGCCGCGGTCTGGCTCGGACAACAACGCGGCGGATCGGCAGCCGCCGGCGACGATGCTCGGGGGCGTCATGGGGTCGCTCCGCGTCATCGAGCTCCAGCTCGTCGCCTTCATCATGGTCTTCTCCATGTCCGGCCTCGTCCCGCTCATCGACCTCGCCTTCCCGGTCTTCACCACGCTCTACCTCCTCGTCCTCTCCCGCCTCGCCTTCCCTTCGCTCCACCACAAGcttgacgacgacgccgccgccacccactcCGCCGCGTCCCAGGAGATCTTCCGCGGCAGCAC GCTGTTTCAGGTGTACGTGGTGATCGGCACCACGGTGGGCCTGTTCCTGCCGCTGGCGCACGTCCTGGGCGGGTTCGCGCGCGGGGACGACGCCGCGGTGCGGTCCGCCACGCCGCACCTGTTCCTGCTCTCCTGCCAGATCCTGACGGAGAACATCATCGGCTCGCTCGGCATCTTCTCGCCGCCGCTGAGGGCGCTGGTGCCGCTGCTCTACACCGTGCGCCGCGTCTTCGTCATCGTCGACTGGGTCTACGACGTGTGGACCAACAAGCTCGTCACCCGCACCGCCCCC GACAAGGCGTGGGTCTGGTTCGGGAGGTACCTCGCCGTGGCGAACCTCGTCTACttctccatcaacctcttcgtcttcctcatccccaaGTTCCTGCCCCGTGCCTTCGAGACCTACTTCCACACACGAGACGAGGTCTACGCCAAGACGGCGGAGGACAAGCCGGCGAGGGACCTGCCCTCCGTGGACGATGACGGCGCCGCCAAATCGAACGTCTCCAAGAAGGCCGACTGA